The following proteins are encoded in a genomic region of Sulfurospirillum arsenophilum NBRC 109478:
- a CDS encoding inorganic phosphate transporter, whose protein sequence is MFVLWDALNDVGALTIGLLLLSLAIALFYEMINGFHDTANAVAMIIYTHSMKAKYSVIMSGIMNFLGVLMGGIGVAYAIVHLLPLDIMVETNQNAALAMVYSLLISAVIWNFGTWYFALPVSSSHSLIGSIIGVSATFGILNGFDLSHSVNWKVVYTVLTGLALSPVIGFGFAFILMKLSRKYIDNPKLFKSPNDEEKRKHPSFLARMGIVATGAGVSFAHGSNDGQKGIGLIMIILIGILPNYYALNMDSHHYKIAQTRDAANNLAKFYEDNSETIVQLVNEKRLISALKTNKTIAECNVDQIHSTISSVATKLNDLNSYSELTAKDRWSVRTSILCSDNFFAQAEKIYLILDKDKSDYIASQRKSIVAPIEYAPYWVIMAVALAIGIGTMIGYKRIVHTIGEKIGAKPINYMQGTVAQATAMITIVLANMAHAPVSTTHILSSAVTGSMVAEPDGGIQKGIVKVIILSWLFTLPVTALLGSAIYMGLNFFLK, encoded by the coding sequence ATGTTTGTACTTTGGGATGCCTTAAATGATGTTGGTGCTCTGACAATTGGTTTATTGCTTTTATCGTTAGCTATTGCTCTGTTTTATGAAATGATTAATGGTTTTCACGATACTGCGAATGCAGTTGCTATGATCATTTATACGCATTCGATGAAGGCAAAGTATTCTGTCATTATGTCGGGTATTATGAATTTTTTAGGTGTTTTAATGGGTGGTATCGGTGTTGCCTACGCTATTGTTCACTTACTCCCTCTTGATATAATGGTTGAAACAAATCAAAATGCTGCATTAGCAATGGTCTACTCACTTCTCATTTCTGCCGTTATTTGGAATTTTGGTACATGGTATTTTGCACTACCCGTTTCGAGTTCACATTCTCTTATTGGATCTATCATTGGCGTTAGTGCTACTTTTGGTATTTTAAATGGTTTTGATCTTTCGCATAGTGTCAATTGGAAAGTCGTTTATACCGTTTTAACAGGACTGGCTTTATCTCCTGTTATTGGTTTTGGTTTTGCATTCATTCTTATGAAATTAAGCAGAAAATATATTGATAATCCAAAATTATTTAAATCACCCAATGATGAAGAAAAAAGAAAACACCCTAGTTTCTTAGCACGTATGGGAATTGTTGCAACCGGTGCAGGTGTAAGTTTTGCACATGGATCAAATGATGGTCAAAAAGGTATCGGTCTTATTATGATCATTCTTATTGGTATTTTACCTAATTATTATGCACTCAATATGGACTCACATCACTATAAAATAGCACAAACAAGAGATGCCGCAAACAATTTAGCAAAGTTTTATGAAGACAACAGTGAAACAATCGTACAACTTGTCAATGAAAAGAGACTTATCAGCGCACTCAAAACAAACAAGACCATTGCAGAATGCAATGTTGATCAAATTCACTCCACAATCTCATCCGTTGCCACTAAATTGAACGATCTAAACTCTTATTCAGAACTTACAGCAAAAGACAGATGGAGCGTTCGTACATCTATTTTATGTTCAGATAACTTTTTTGCTCAAGCCGAAAAAATTTATTTAATTTTAGATAAAGATAAATCTGACTACATCGCCAGTCAGAGAAAATCTATTGTTGCTCCTATCGAATACGCACCATATTGGGTTATTATGGCGGTTGCTTTAGCGATAGGAATTGGTACGATGATAGGCTATAAAAGAATTGTACACACGATTGGTGAAAAAATTGGTGCTAAGCCGATTAACTATATGCAAGGAACGGTCGCACAAGCAACCGCGATGATAACAATTGTATTAGCGAACATGGCGCATGCCCCTGTTAGTACGACGCATATTTTATCCAGTGCGGTGACGGGTTCTATGGTTGCAGAACCTGATGGTGGTATACAAAAAGGTATTGTTAAAGTGATTATTCTCTCTTGGCTTTTCACATTGCCCGTTACTGCTTTACTTGGTTCAGCGATTTATATGGGACTTAATTTTTTCCTAAAATAA
- a CDS encoding VOC family protein has product MSLITHLDHLVLTVANIERSCAFYTSVLKMEEVTFKGRKALKFGHSKINLHEVGYEFEPKALYPMAGSADLCFITPVPIEQCIEHFKKYRVLILEGPIKRTGARSDLLSVYFRDPDGNLIEVANELVAS; this is encoded by the coding sequence ATGTCCCTAATCACTCATTTAGATCATCTTGTCTTAACCGTTGCCAACATAGAGCGTAGTTGTGCCTTTTATACTTCTGTGTTGAAGATGGAAGAGGTGACATTTAAAGGTCGAAAAGCACTAAAGTTTGGTCACAGTAAAATAAATCTACATGAAGTAGGTTACGAATTTGAACCTAAAGCTTTATATCCAATGGCTGGTTCAGCGGATCTGTGTTTTATTACACCTGTGCCTATTGAACAATGTATAGAACATTTCAAGAAATATAGAGTTTTGATTCTCGAAGGTCCTATTAAACGAACGGGAGCAAGAAGCGATCTTTTATCGGTTTATTTCCGCGATCCTGATGGAAATCTCATCGAAGTCGCTAATGAATTAGTTGCTTCTTAA
- a CDS encoding phosphoketolase family protein, whose amino-acid sequence MGYEPLSSSELKRINAYWRAANYLSVGQIYLLENPLLKEPLSLKHIKPRLLGHWGTTPGLNFIYAHMNRIIQKDDLNMLFMAGPGHGGPAVVANTYLEGTYSEVYPDISQDEKGLQKLFKQFSFPGGIPSHAAPETPGSIHEGGELGYVVSHAYGAVFDNPELIACCVVGDGEAETGPLATAWHSNKFLDPKRDGAVLPILHLNGYKIANPTVLSRISHDELEKLFIGYGYEPYFVEGDEPMAMHQKMAETLDVIIAKIKTIWHEARNKGNTTRPRWPLIILRSPKGWTGPKKVDGLKTEGSWRSHQVPLSELDKKPEHITILENWMKSYKPEELFDANGTLLPELANLAPKGTKRMGANPHTNGGDLLKDLHMPDFKNYAVEVKAPGLVIAESTRTLGNYLRDVMVANMQNFRVFGPDETASNRLGALFEITNRVWMAEHYDSDDHLAQDGRVMEILSEHTCQGWLEGYLLTGRHGFFSCYEAFIHIIDSMFNQHAKWLKVTSREIPWRKPIASLNYLLTSHVWRQDHNGFSHQDPGFIDVVVNKKAHIVNVYFPPDANTLLWVGEHCLKSRDSINVIVAGKQPELQWLGMKEAITHCEKGIGIWEWASNDNEGEPDVVMACCGDVPTLEMLAAVSILHDLAPELKMRFINVVDLMALEPQEEHPHGLSHEAFDALFPKDTPTIFAYHGYPWLIHRLAYRRANHDHLHVRGYKEEGTTTTPFDMVVLNDMDRFHLVMDVMDRVPKMHAHAEAIKQKMRAKLTEHKTYIETYGQDMPEILNWKWTRSL is encoded by the coding sequence ATGGGATACGAACCGCTTTCATCATCTGAATTAAAGCGCATCAACGCTTATTGGCGTGCTGCTAATTATCTTTCCGTTGGACAAATTTACCTACTTGAAAACCCACTTTTAAAAGAACCTCTGAGTTTAAAACATATAAAACCTCGACTTTTAGGGCATTGGGGCACAACGCCAGGGCTTAATTTCATTTATGCGCACATGAACCGTATCATCCAAAAAGACGACCTTAATATGCTTTTTATGGCTGGACCTGGGCACGGCGGACCTGCCGTGGTTGCTAACACCTACTTAGAGGGCACTTACAGCGAAGTCTATCCTGACATCTCGCAAGATGAAAAAGGGTTACAAAAACTCTTCAAACAGTTCTCTTTTCCTGGAGGCATTCCAAGCCATGCCGCACCTGAAACGCCTGGTTCCATCCATGAAGGAGGCGAACTGGGTTACGTGGTTTCACATGCTTATGGTGCGGTATTTGATAACCCTGAGCTCATCGCATGTTGTGTCGTGGGCGATGGGGAAGCCGAAACAGGCCCTCTTGCAACCGCATGGCACTCTAACAAATTTTTAGATCCAAAACGTGATGGTGCAGTGCTTCCCATCTTACATCTCAACGGCTACAAGATCGCCAATCCAACTGTACTTTCACGTATCTCGCACGATGAGCTTGAAAAACTCTTCATCGGTTATGGCTATGAGCCTTACTTTGTTGAGGGCGATGAGCCTATGGCTATGCATCAAAAAATGGCAGAGACCTTAGATGTCATCATCGCTAAAATTAAAACCATTTGGCATGAAGCCCGAAATAAAGGCAATACAACACGTCCTCGCTGGCCTCTGATCATCCTTCGAAGTCCTAAAGGCTGGACGGGTCCTAAAAAGGTTGATGGACTCAAAACCGAAGGCTCATGGCGTTCACACCAAGTTCCGCTTTCCGAGCTTGATAAAAAACCTGAACACATCACGATCCTTGAAAACTGGATGAAAAGTTATAAACCTGAAGAGCTTTTTGATGCAAACGGTACGCTTCTTCCAGAACTGGCAAATCTTGCACCCAAAGGGACAAAACGCATGGGAGCGAACCCTCATACTAATGGTGGGGATTTACTCAAAGACTTGCATATGCCTGATTTTAAAAACTATGCGGTAGAAGTCAAAGCACCGGGTCTTGTAATTGCAGAGTCCACACGTACTTTAGGAAATTACCTGCGTGATGTGATGGTTGCTAATATGCAAAATTTTCGCGTTTTTGGACCTGATGAAACGGCGTCCAATCGCTTAGGTGCGCTTTTTGAAATCACCAATCGTGTTTGGATGGCAGAACACTACGACTCTGATGACCACCTCGCTCAAGATGGTAGAGTCATGGAAATACTCTCCGAACATACCTGCCAAGGCTGGCTAGAGGGTTATTTGCTAACAGGACGTCATGGCTTTTTCTCATGCTACGAAGCATTTATCCACATCATCGACTCCATGTTTAACCAACACGCTAAATGGCTGAAAGTGACCAGTCGTGAAATTCCATGGCGTAAACCTATTGCATCGCTCAACTATCTTTTGACTTCACACGTTTGGCGTCAAGATCACAACGGTTTTTCACATCAAGACCCTGGGTTTATCGATGTTGTGGTGAACAAAAAAGCACACATTGTCAATGTTTACTTTCCACCCGATGCCAACACGCTTTTATGGGTGGGAGAGCATTGTCTTAAAAGTCGCGACTCCATCAATGTCATCGTTGCAGGTAAACAGCCTGAATTGCAGTGGCTTGGTATGAAAGAAGCGATAACGCATTGTGAAAAAGGCATTGGTATTTGGGAGTGGGCAAGCAATGATAATGAAGGTGAGCCTGATGTTGTGATGGCGTGTTGTGGCGATGTTCCAACGCTAGAAATGCTCGCAGCAGTGAGTATTTTACACGACTTGGCACCTGAACTCAAAATGCGCTTTATCAATGTTGTTGACCTTATGGCACTCGAACCCCAAGAAGAGCATCCTCATGGGCTCTCTCATGAAGCCTTTGATGCCCTTTTCCCTAAAGATACTCCTACCATTTTTGCCTATCATGGTTATCCGTGGTTGATTCACCGTTTGGCATATAGAAGAGCGAATCACGACCATTTACATGTAAGAGGTTACAAAGAAGAGGGAACAACCACAACACCCTTTGATATGGTGGTTTTAAATGATATGGACCGATTTCACTTGGTCATGGATGTAATGGATCGCGTCCCTAAAATGCATGCTCATGCAGAGGCTATTAAACAAAAAATGCGTGCAAAACTAACGGAGCATAAAACATACATCGAAACGTACGGGCAAGATATGCCGGAGATTTTAAACTGGAAGTGGACGAGGTCGCTTTAA
- a CDS encoding lactate/malate family dehydrogenase: MRVGVIGAGGVGVELVNYLLTLGNMSEIVLVNRNKEKAWAEIEDFSYVSSFTYARNTRLHHGDYADCKECDVIVITAGAQLKGNQTRDELLGENALLIKSMVRELYQYAPNAILLMVTNPVDVLTHIAFKEGLYPKERLISAGTLVDTARFMKIVSKKVGIDPKNIYGFVLGEHGKGSTIPWSICNICGLDVDTFCSLNGLPQLDKAQIYHDVINAGFEIFHKKGNTNHSIAASVFRIIRAIANNEHSVLPLGVYLEGEYGLHDVVLNVPVVVTKAGASKILNYKLLPEELEALHVSAKVMQKMAREVL, encoded by the coding sequence ATGCGTGTAGGAGTCATCGGAGCGGGTGGTGTCGGTGTTGAGTTGGTAAACTACCTTTTAACACTGGGGAATATGAGTGAAATTGTCTTAGTCAACCGCAATAAAGAGAAAGCTTGGGCGGAAATCGAAGATTTTTCGTATGTTTCTTCTTTTACCTACGCGCGAAATACACGCTTGCATCATGGGGATTATGCTGATTGCAAGGAGTGTGATGTTATTGTCATCACAGCAGGTGCGCAGCTTAAAGGCAATCAAACCAGAGACGAACTCTTAGGTGAAAATGCTTTACTGATTAAAAGTATGGTGCGAGAACTTTATCAGTATGCACCAAACGCTATTCTTCTTATGGTGACCAATCCTGTCGATGTTTTAACGCATATCGCTTTTAAAGAAGGACTTTACCCTAAAGAGCGACTTATCAGTGCGGGGACATTGGTTGATACGGCGCGTTTTATGAAAATTGTCAGTAAAAAAGTAGGCATTGATCCTAAAAATATCTATGGTTTTGTTTTGGGCGAACATGGGAAAGGAAGTACGATTCCTTGGAGTATTTGCAACATTTGTGGTTTAGATGTCGATACGTTTTGCTCCCTCAACGGCTTACCCCAGCTGGATAAGGCGCAGATTTACCATGATGTCATCAATGCTGGTTTTGAGATTTTTCACAAAAAAGGCAATACCAACCATAGCATAGCCGCAAGTGTTTTTCGCATCATTCGTGCAATTGCCAACAACGAGCACTCTGTACTTCCACTGGGTGTTTACTTAGAAGGTGAGTATGGGCTTCACGATGTTGTGCTCAATGTTCCTGTTGTCGTCACCAAAGCGGGGGCAAGTAAAATCCTCAATTACAAACTTTTACCTGAAGAGCTTGAAGCTTTACATGTAAGCGCAAAAGTCATGCAAAAAATGGCACGCGAGGTGCTTTAA
- a CDS encoding gamma-glutamylcyclotransferase family protein: MMERLFVYGTLAPGRVNEHILSPIKGSWETATATGTLQHEGWGADMGYPGFVLDQQGKEIHGFLLTSHELSHHWKNLDAFEGEAYERILITVKLENNEIVDAYIYALRK; the protein is encoded by the coding sequence ATGATGGAACGATTATTTGTTTATGGAACCTTAGCACCAGGGAGAGTCAATGAGCATATCCTCTCTCCCATCAAAGGATCATGGGAAACCGCAACAGCAACTGGAACACTCCAACATGAAGGCTGGGGTGCAGATATGGGATACCCTGGATTTGTTTTAGACCAACAAGGAAAAGAGATTCATGGGTTTTTATTGACATCTCATGAACTATCTCATCATTGGAAGAACCTTGATGCATTTGAGGGCGAGGCATACGAGCGCATCTTAATAACTGTAAAACTTGAAAATAATGAAATCGTAGACGCTTATATCTACGCATTAAGAAAATAA
- a CDS encoding TAXI family TRAP transporter solute-binding subunit: MQKKLVTLALAGALSVPMFAAEFITIGTGGVTGTYYPTGGAICQMVNKNKKETNMRCSVESTGGSVYNVNTIKAGELDFGISQSDTAYQAFKGEGKFTGAAAVPELRSAIAIYPELLALVVSQKSGIKTMADLKGKKLNLDSPGSGTNMTVDVVFEALGIKRSDLSLANELKSTEGPTMLQDNHIDGYFFVAGHPTANIKDASNSVDINIVPIEGPAIDALVKKYPYYAKGTISGSYYKGVPNDIPSIGVKAVLITSSKVKDEVVYQVVKTILDNFDKFKELHPSYKTITKESLLEGLSVPQHPGAIKAFKEAGLLK; encoded by the coding sequence ATGCAAAAGAAACTTGTTACGTTAGCTCTTGCTGGAGCACTGAGTGTTCCAATGTTTGCAGCAGAATTTATCACGATTGGTACGGGTGGTGTTACAGGAACGTACTATCCAACCGGTGGTGCTATCTGTCAAATGGTAAACAAAAACAAAAAAGAGACCAACATGAGATGCTCCGTAGAGTCTACAGGTGGTTCGGTTTATAATGTCAACACCATCAAAGCAGGCGAGCTTGATTTTGGTATTTCACAAAGTGACACCGCTTACCAAGCGTTCAAGGGCGAAGGTAAATTTACCGGTGCTGCTGCTGTTCCAGAACTTCGTAGTGCGATTGCTATTTACCCAGAACTTCTTGCCCTTGTTGTGAGCCAAAAATCAGGCATCAAAACCATGGCTGATCTTAAAGGGAAAAAGCTCAACTTAGACTCACCAGGTTCGGGAACCAACATGACGGTTGATGTTGTTTTTGAAGCACTTGGCATTAAACGCTCAGACTTATCTTTGGCTAATGAGCTTAAATCTACAGAAGGTCCAACGATGCTTCAAGACAACCATATCGATGGTTACTTCTTCGTAGCAGGTCATCCAACAGCTAACATCAAAGACGCATCAAACTCTGTAGACATCAACATTGTTCCTATCGAAGGTCCAGCGATTGATGCATTGGTTAAAAAATATCCTTACTATGCAAAAGGTACAATTTCTGGTTCATACTACAAAGGCGTACCCAATGATATTCCAAGCATTGGTGTCAAAGCGGTTCTTATCACTAGCAGCAAGGTGAAAGATGAAGTGGTTTACCAAGTTGTTAAAACCATTCTTGACAACTTTGACAAATTTAAAGAACTTCACCCTTCTTACAAAACCATTACCAAAGAGAGCCTACTTGAAGGCTTAAGCGTACCACAACATCCAGGTGCAATTAAGGCATTTAAAGAAGCTGGACTTCTTAAATAA
- a CDS encoding dimethylarginine dimethylaminohydrolase family protein has product MLMTITHLPSPNLQNCELTFLESEAINIEKANEQHKNYRAMLERCGAKVITLDENIALPDSVFVEDPIIVFDEVAVLTSMGVESRRAESEAMEKVFSQYRKIERISLPAKIEGGDVLKVDKKIFVGESARTNKEGIQALKSIITPFGYEVISVKVTGCLHLKTGATALDDQTVFINSSWVDAFAFEGFEKIEVPSEEPFGANVLKIGNILCMNEAFPKSITLIKSLGYTVDSVNISEFVKAEAGLTCMSVPFTCKD; this is encoded by the coding sequence ATGCTTATGACGATTACCCATCTTCCCTCTCCAAATTTACAAAACTGCGAGCTTACATTTTTAGAAAGTGAAGCAATTAATATTGAAAAAGCTAATGAGCAACATAAAAATTATCGCGCTATGTTGGAGCGTTGTGGGGCAAAAGTCATTACATTAGATGAAAATATTGCACTGCCCGATAGCGTCTTTGTGGAAGACCCTATTATCGTTTTTGATGAGGTGGCGGTGCTGACATCAATGGGCGTGGAGTCACGTAGAGCCGAGAGTGAGGCAATGGAAAAAGTCTTCTCGCAGTACCGTAAAATAGAGCGTATTAGTCTGCCAGCTAAAATTGAAGGTGGCGATGTTTTAAAAGTAGACAAAAAGATTTTTGTAGGTGAGTCCGCACGTACCAATAAAGAGGGCATCCAAGCACTTAAATCGATCATCACGCCTTTTGGTTATGAAGTGATTTCTGTGAAAGTTACAGGCTGTTTGCATCTTAAAACAGGGGCAACGGCACTCGATGATCAAACAGTCTTTATCAATTCTAGTTGGGTCGATGCTTTCGCATTTGAGGGATTTGAGAAAATTGAAGTTCCAAGCGAGGAGCCTTTTGGTGCGAATGTCTTGAAAATTGGCAACATTCTTTGTATGAACGAAGCATTTCCCAAAAGTATAACGCTTATAAAATCACTTGGTTACACGGTTGATTCTGTGAATATAAGTGAGTTTGTCAAAGCCGAAGCAGGACTAACCTGCATGAGTGTACCGTTTACATGTAAAGATTAA